The following are encoded in a window of Limibacter armeniacum genomic DNA:
- a CDS encoding thioredoxin family protein, with amino-acid sequence MMKRVLVFICLFICIQSTVHAQGIHFEKISLEDAMAKAKAENKLVFIDFYTVWCGPCKILAKQVFPLESVGKLYNREFVSIKLDAEKEGKAAAKKYDVYSYPTLLFVDGDGKAVYKDTGSMGVDDFIALGKKAVESVNSEYSLEKLQALYPEKQNDERFLKVYFKKMIEYGQDPSDGIEKWLAVQTEIKENDVDMMEFLMNNRKHLLVAGKAEEILDANMEEYMDIATKSEERILRYMKGIMAKNTRDKAVEDKDAELMGVFLENWKKLPSNLKKEENLIDHELTYLVLAKDYKAYKAKAVEHIESLISAKSIEEIQKSDKETYEKYKASYEAHPTAMGAINLKIYEEGVEAIAIIKEICKRGQQYLFMVEGKKDYKVLQGWVKYGNELSANHYLLLNLEAQILVKRGKMDEAIEMKKAALEKWPSSDKKRPTIEYELEQMIKKQA; translated from the coding sequence ATGATGAAGAGAGTATTGGTATTCATATGTCTATTCATATGCATACAGAGCACTGTGCATGCTCAAGGAATCCACTTCGAAAAGATTTCATTGGAAGATGCGATGGCTAAAGCGAAAGCTGAAAACAAGCTTGTATTTATTGACTTTTATACGGTTTGGTGTGGCCCATGTAAAATATTAGCGAAACAAGTTTTCCCACTTGAGTCTGTAGGAAAACTCTACAATAGAGAGTTTGTAAGCATCAAGCTGGATGCTGAAAAAGAGGGAAAAGCTGCGGCAAAGAAATATGATGTATACAGCTATCCAACTTTGTTGTTTGTAGATGGTGATGGTAAGGCTGTTTACAAGGATACAGGAAGTATGGGAGTTGATGATTTTATTGCTTTGGGTAAAAAAGCAGTAGAGTCTGTAAACAGCGAGTACAGCTTGGAGAAATTGCAGGCACTATATCCTGAAAAGCAAAATGATGAGCGTTTCCTGAAAGTTTACTTCAAAAAAATGATTGAGTACGGACAAGACCCTTCTGATGGTATTGAGAAGTGGCTGGCAGTCCAAACAGAAATCAAGGAGAACGATGTGGACATGATGGAGTTCCTGATGAATAACAGAAAGCACTTGCTAGTAGCTGGGAAAGCAGAGGAAATCCTTGATGCTAATATGGAGGAGTACATGGACATCGCAACCAAAAGCGAAGAGAGAATTCTACGCTATATGAAGGGTATAATGGCTAAAAATACACGTGATAAAGCCGTTGAGGACAAAGACGCTGAACTGATGGGGGTGTTTTTGGAGAACTGGAAAAAGTTACCTAGTAATCTGAAAAAAGAGGAGAACCTAATCGACCATGAACTGACTTATCTTGTATTGGCTAAAGATTACAAAGCCTATAAAGCTAAGGCAGTTGAGCATATCGAAAGCCTTATCTCAGCAAAGTCGATTGAAGAGATTCAGAAATCGGACAAAGAGACGTATGAGAAATACAAGGCGAGTTATGAAGCACACCCTACTGCTATGGGTGCCATAAACTTGAAAATATATGAAGAAGGAGTAGAAGCGATTGCGATCATCAAAGAGATCTGTAAAAGAGGACAGCAATACCTATTTATGGTAGAGGGTAAAAAGGATTATAAGGTATTGCAAGGCTGGGTCAAATATGGTAATGAGTTAAGTGCCAATCATTATTTATTGTTGAATCTGGAAGCACAGATCCTAGTGAAAAGAGGCAAAATGGATGAGGCAATTGAGATGAAGAAAGCAGCATTAGAAAAATGGCCATCATCAGATAAAAAACGCCCTACGATTGAGTATGAGCTAGAGCAAATGATCAAAAAACAAGCTTAA
- a CDS encoding M16 family metallopeptidase, translated as MNRIIEFWCKLTFLIAVLTISCPIFGQDLSLRDDITTGKLKNGFTYYLVPEGEPGKVRIRMVANVGSQVETYEERGVAHLLEHMIFKGTKSFPGEKSKEAFDQLGLRFGGDYNATTNSTFTNYRFQIPSNNNEHLRQNLFLLKEMMFDIQMEQEAFEVEKKVVIEEINRGETSDASPYLINTALEGHNGIGTIADIENKTLKGVQDFYDKYYTPDQLALIIYGDVDPKIAKKYIKKIYGKVAPAAHPLDPETKYIDLTKQTVVSGQYELSRNHKPTLVLAFKEREGEKGTYAAFKKELVDNIFCSILEHRLKNTEKKLSRTTISTSTLVPGNNLYNLRLQADKMSYSEMLEAFCQVVAQARKGGFDQREIDFYVNLRLSRFEEAINRKERVSIDALQNAFLKGEPLQTPKAAYELMAKVGNALKPADFTELLSTFTTYPKTILFDETQDAYTPNFDEALILEKIAKINDLDVAPFEYVEPVRKFAKRQVEVVQAEVNIEDRKAAAIVKRIPLGENLYQLKYKNGASVVVYNSPIAPTMIKLMGKDGLNTIPKEDRALFSKTYKYLTGSFGTYSNSEAYTLRKQLMVKDDESVSAYGYEFALTGKPESAVQMIQLFNLYLTASQQEETNAFLKSADRQLSKTSHVDAYEPFKEMVTMQGIETEEVNAKLDEAVMNRLFSYNEQLKKNIGNAIIYVSGDLPENIDELISKYIGTIKGEKPQRFEEQVANDVIHPKGIIKKDFPWGKDICLVDYLFNKTSAQALSFKEDMVNKVLKQYAWEKLLEIIRKKYGLVYAMGSTSETTTYPTNFQYTSIRYMIDEKNIIKAHNIMVEEVLGPMSRGEISDKDVEKLKAMMESLYLMSFYDTKRLEGEYLQQGLKYGKLLTRAEIKETIQSISADEFRAFMKEMIDLDHYFLLIKKPNINN; from the coding sequence ATGAATAGAATAATTGAATTTTGGTGTAAACTAACATTTCTCATTGCTGTATTGACAATTTCCTGCCCAATTTTTGGGCAGGATTTGTCTTTACGTGATGACATTACAACCGGCAAATTAAAAAATGGCTTTACTTATTATCTGGTACCGGAAGGAGAGCCAGGTAAAGTCAGAATAAGAATGGTAGCAAATGTAGGCTCTCAAGTAGAGACTTATGAGGAGCGTGGAGTAGCACATTTGCTGGAGCATATGATCTTCAAAGGCACTAAAAGCTTTCCGGGAGAAAAAAGCAAAGAGGCATTTGACCAATTGGGGTTGAGATTTGGAGGAGACTATAATGCGACAACTAATAGTACATTTACAAACTACAGGTTTCAAATCCCATCTAATAACAATGAACACTTGCGTCAAAATTTGTTTCTGTTAAAGGAAATGATGTTTGATATTCAGATGGAACAGGAAGCATTTGAGGTTGAGAAAAAGGTAGTCATTGAAGAGATTAACCGAGGAGAGACAAGTGATGCATCTCCTTATTTGATCAATACAGCTTTAGAAGGGCATAATGGAATAGGCACCATTGCGGATATTGAGAACAAGACATTAAAGGGGGTTCAGGATTTTTACGACAAATATTATACACCTGACCAACTAGCTTTGATTATTTATGGTGATGTAGATCCGAAAATTGCTAAGAAATATATCAAGAAGATTTACGGAAAGGTAGCGCCTGCTGCTCACCCACTAGACCCTGAGACAAAGTACATCGATCTAACAAAACAGACGGTTGTATCAGGTCAGTATGAGTTGTCAAGAAACCACAAACCTACGCTAGTGTTGGCATTTAAGGAAAGAGAAGGTGAAAAGGGTACTTATGCGGCATTCAAAAAAGAGTTGGTGGATAATATCTTTTGCTCTATTCTGGAACACCGCTTGAAGAATACAGAGAAGAAACTATCCAGAACAACGATCTCTACTAGCACACTGGTACCGGGTAATAATCTCTATAACCTGAGGTTGCAGGCAGATAAGATGAGCTATAGCGAGATGCTAGAAGCTTTCTGTCAGGTAGTGGCTCAAGCAAGAAAAGGCGGTTTTGATCAGAGAGAGATTGATTTTTATGTCAACCTGAGACTTTCCAGATTTGAAGAAGCTATCAATAGAAAGGAGCGTGTTTCTATTGATGCATTACAAAATGCTTTCCTGAAGGGAGAGCCTTTACAGACGCCAAAAGCAGCGTATGAATTGATGGCAAAGGTAGGTAACGCATTGAAACCAGCGGATTTTACTGAATTGCTCTCCACATTTACGACTTATCCGAAAACAATCCTTTTTGACGAGACACAAGACGCTTACACACCGAACTTTGACGAAGCATTGATCCTAGAAAAAATTGCTAAGATCAATGATTTGGATGTTGCTCCTTTTGAGTATGTAGAGCCAGTTCGCAAGTTTGCCAAAAGGCAGGTGGAAGTAGTACAGGCTGAGGTAAATATCGAGGATAGAAAAGCAGCAGCGATTGTTAAAAGAATACCATTGGGAGAAAACTTGTATCAGCTTAAGTATAAAAATGGAGCTTCCGTAGTGGTTTATAACTCTCCAATAGCTCCAACCATGATTAAGTTGATGGGCAAAGATGGTTTGAATACGATTCCTAAAGAAGACAGGGCTTTATTTTCAAAGACGTATAAGTATCTGACTGGTAGTTTCGGTACTTATTCAAATTCAGAAGCTTATACATTGAGGAAACAACTGATGGTCAAGGATGATGAGAGCGTTTCTGCTTATGGCTATGAGTTTGCCTTAACTGGAAAGCCGGAAAGTGCCGTTCAGATGATCCAGCTGTTTAACCTTTACCTGACTGCATCACAACAAGAAGAAACAAATGCATTCCTAAAATCAGCGGACAGACAACTTAGTAAAACTTCCCATGTAGATGCTTATGAACCTTTTAAGGAGATGGTTACGATGCAGGGCATAGAAACAGAGGAGGTGAATGCAAAATTGGATGAAGCAGTAATGAATAGACTGTTCTCTTATAATGAGCAGCTGAAAAAGAACATTGGCAACGCTATTATTTATGTAAGTGGTGATCTTCCGGAGAATATTGATGAGCTGATCTCTAAATATATTGGTACAATCAAAGGTGAAAAACCTCAACGTTTTGAGGAACAGGTAGCTAATGATGTGATTCATCCTAAAGGAATTATTAAGAAAGATTTCCCTTGGGGAAAGGATATCTGTCTTGTTGATTATCTGTTTAATAAAACCTCAGCACAAGCCTTGAGCTTTAAAGAGGATATGGTAAACAAAGTGCTGAAGCAGTACGCATGGGAGAAGTTACTCGAAATCATTCGTAAAAAATATGGTTTGGTATATGCCATGGGTAGCACTTCAGAGACTACTACTTATCCTACCAATTTCCAGTATACCAGTATCCGTTATATGATTGATGAAAAAAACATTATCAAAGCACATAACATTATGGTTGAAGAGGTGCTGGGACCAATGAGCAGAGGGGAGATCAGTGATAAGGACGTGGAGAAACTCAAGGCGATGATGGAAAGCCTTTACCTTATGTCTTTTTATGATACTAAAAGATTAGAAGGCGAATACTTACAGCAAGGATTGAAATACGGAAAACTCTTAACGAGAGCGGAAATAAAGGAAACCATTCAGAGTATTTCAGCTGATGAATTCAGAGCATTTATGAAGGAGATGATCGACCTTGATCATTATTTCTTGTTGATTAAAAAACCAAATATAAACAACTAG
- a CDS encoding RagB/SusD family nutrient uptake outer membrane protein has translation MRKLFIFFALLPMIGCSGFLEEVDQDKLVPKETDHFAALLLEEFSTHYPIFSSIDHMTDNLTEDPSASTLRKFGMKTTYTWQREIEIDEDGNSTSSMNNTWEYTYEDIAIANYVIELVDDAMGEPAENEFVKGEAYFIRAISYFNLLNLYGQPYNAASAKADLGVPLRTDIGVEETYNRNSVAECYAQIEADIAMAKELIEGSNVKKTIWHPSVVACDLLMSRVKLYQQQWDAAIEYANKVTEKTGLSKLSAATPFITESSQEVLYSYNTYSPLHGLYDNLGGFIENAYRASTELIELYDDDDIRKAAFFAGLDDGTGKVYYRTRKYGTLFTTLGYTNMRVAEAYLNRAEAYAQLGNVSGAINDITALHAMRYTNTSGVVYPTDAAEVLSFVLTERRKELCYEDHHRWFDLRRMSNRPTIEHTFTLVQEGVKLGTETYTLLPDDFNYTLPIPIKERNNNPLIRNNERYEKIPVIENEIILN, from the coding sequence ATGAGAAAGTTATTTATATTTTTTGCCCTGCTCCCAATGATTGGGTGCAGTGGTTTCCTTGAAGAAGTGGATCAGGATAAACTGGTACCTAAAGAGACAGATCACTTTGCTGCATTGTTGCTGGAAGAGTTTAGTACTCATTATCCAATTTTTAGTTCAATTGACCATATGACAGATAATCTTACAGAAGATCCATCTGCCAGTACGCTCAGAAAGTTTGGAATGAAAACCACTTACACATGGCAGCGTGAGATTGAGATTGATGAGGATGGTAATAGTACGTCATCGATGAATAATACTTGGGAGTATACGTATGAGGATATTGCGATTGCTAACTATGTAATTGAGTTGGTAGATGATGCAATGGGTGAGCCAGCTGAGAATGAATTTGTAAAAGGAGAAGCTTACTTTATTCGTGCGATCTCTTACTTTAATCTTCTCAACTTATATGGGCAACCTTATAACGCTGCTTCTGCGAAGGCTGATTTGGGTGTGCCATTGAGAACGGATATTGGTGTAGAGGAAACGTATAACCGAAACTCAGTCGCTGAGTGTTATGCGCAAATTGAAGCAGATATTGCAATGGCAAAAGAGTTGATCGAAGGTAGCAATGTGAAAAAGACCATTTGGCACCCTTCAGTAGTAGCTTGTGACTTGTTGATGTCAAGAGTGAAATTGTATCAACAACAGTGGGATGCGGCTATTGAATACGCCAATAAGGTAACAGAAAAAACAGGGTTATCTAAACTTTCTGCAGCTACTCCTTTTATCACAGAATCAAGCCAAGAAGTACTATACTCTTATAATACTTATTCTCCTTTGCATGGATTGTATGACAATTTAGGTGGATTTATAGAGAATGCTTATAGAGCCAGTACTGAGCTAATCGAGCTTTATGATGATGACGATATCCGTAAAGCAGCATTCTTTGCTGGGCTTGATGACGGAACAGGAAAAGTGTATTACAGAACAAGAAAGTACGGAACACTATTCACAACTTTGGGCTACACCAATATGAGAGTTGCCGAAGCTTACCTGAACAGAGCTGAGGCATATGCGCAACTAGGAAATGTGAGTGGTGCAATCAATGATATCACTGCATTGCATGCGATGCGCTACACTAATACAAGTGGAGTAGTATATCCAACTGATGCTGCTGAGGTATTGTCATTTGTACTGACGGAGCGTCGTAAAGAGTTGTGCTACGAAGATCACCACCGTTGGTTTGACCTGAGACGTATGAGTAATAGACCTACTATCGAGCATACTTTTACCTTGGTTCAGGAAGGTGTTAAGTTAGGAACGGAGACTTATACGCTATTGCCAGATGATTTCAATTATACTTTGCCAATTCCAATCAAGGAAAGGAATAATAACCCGCTAATTAGAAATAATGAGCGCTATGAGAAGATTCCTGTGATTGAAAATGAAATCATTCTTAACTAA
- a CDS encoding SusC/RagA family TonB-linked outer membrane protein — translation MRLYITLAICLLLTLNATVYSQSKRVNLSLRDVSLYELSEEIRKQTGYSFFVNEDKVKDLDHFSIDKTDASVKEVLDEVLLSTNMTYSMVDDVIVIKEEPKKRRSESIKVQGVVSDSETGELLPGVNIRVKNSRLGSITNLDGEFSILLPPMQNDIILTFSFIGYSVQEVPIGKGESIVNLDIKLTPEAKGLEEVVVTGYQEIDRREVTSAITTVTSDELDIVGAISVDRMLEGKTPGLMITNMSSTPGAAAKVRIRSGSTFTGNQSPLWVVDGVVYEDPVPLSAEDINSFDNVNVIGNALTGINPSDIAKIDILKDASATAIYGTRAANGVIVITTKRGEVGKPSLSYSGGFSFTQAPSYSDMNLMNSKDRIAVSRELYERNLGYDGTYENVDRLGYAGALMNLWDGTYNYEQFQDQVSYLETLNSDWFGELYSNSFSQRHAVSASGGSENTRYYFSLGYDDQTGTENNVGLNRITARSNVDLDLKDNLLLSLRMSGSVQEGTYNHSSINSFNTAYYTSRTVPIYDQNGEYFYQNQLINSSADDLYAGYNVLNEMDNSAKNVTNKDFTVAANLRWDILKNLRFTTQASYRNTTNLTEEWIGEDSYYIAKLRGYDEFEDLVNADLNNSTVPFGGIYSGGMVSQDTYTITNQLNFHKQYGKHAINVNLGQEARSINYWGATGFTSPGYNHYQGRGFVAIPTVSYYRGVDQSGLDFSTYDYDGMINWLTGNNGYDVYPTITDKTQNYMSAFGILNYVYDSRYVLNFNMRSDGSNAFGQYERYKFKPTWSSSFRWNIHNESFMQNAMLFDELALRGSYGVRGTMPNTSPYLIITDYGRNNAVYYPETTASLSSFPNANLRWEKTQTVNLGLNYSLLGGRVSGAFDYAYSKSDDLLQSRPISLVNGSATQMYNSGSKDVSSYEFMIRTVNVKRKDFAWSTHFNFSFDRDRVLEGFEGGSTLSVSNYLNGNIYRTGFPTNGFFSYQFDSLNTNGLPVFKHLVEEGMTAEEQLEKALVYEGSRVPLYYGGFGTQVRYKNFRVGANFTYKLGHKTRMLKLYNGNLSLPLPYENMTNEFLNRYDVNSDVNDTNIPALSDAEMRFVGNEASADGYDAVYVTNQSTVVPDGTNAWWMYDYSDARVVRADHIRLQTISLSYNVPTNLLKGTGIQSLNLGVQGSNLYVWAFDKRLKGQDPEQVSGIGLPSLPTYSFSINASF, via the coding sequence ATGAGATTGTATATTACTTTAGCTATATGCTTACTACTAACACTCAATGCTACTGTCTACTCACAATCTAAGCGTGTGAATTTAAGCTTAAGAGATGTAAGTCTTTATGAACTATCTGAAGAAATCAGGAAACAAACTGGTTATAGTTTTTTTGTCAATGAGGATAAAGTAAAGGATTTGGACCACTTTTCCATTGATAAAACAGACGCTTCAGTTAAGGAAGTATTGGACGAGGTTTTGTTGAGTACCAATATGACCTATAGCATGGTCGATGACGTCATAGTGATTAAGGAAGAACCCAAAAAGCGAAGATCAGAGAGTATAAAGGTACAAGGAGTTGTGTCAGATTCTGAGACTGGAGAACTGTTGCCTGGTGTTAATATCAGGGTGAAGAACAGTCGTTTAGGTAGTATTACAAACTTAGATGGAGAGTTCTCTATCCTGTTGCCTCCAATGCAGAATGATATCATTCTTACATTCTCTTTTATTGGGTATTCTGTGCAAGAAGTGCCAATCGGAAAAGGTGAGAGTATAGTAAACTTGGACATAAAGCTTACGCCTGAAGCAAAAGGACTGGAAGAGGTAGTTGTTACTGGTTATCAGGAAATCGATAGAAGGGAAGTAACGAGTGCCATTACTACAGTTACCTCTGATGAACTTGATATCGTAGGGGCTATCAGTGTTGACAGAATGCTGGAAGGTAAGACGCCAGGTCTGATGATTACCAATATGAGTTCAACACCAGGTGCTGCGGCTAAGGTTCGTATCAGGAGCGGTAGTACTTTTACAGGTAACCAAAGTCCTCTTTGGGTTGTTGATGGTGTTGTTTATGAAGATCCGGTTCCATTGAGTGCTGAGGATATCAACAGTTTTGATAATGTCAATGTCATTGGTAATGCCCTGACAGGTATTAACCCTTCAGATATTGCCAAGATCGACATTTTGAAGGATGCTTCGGCAACAGCTATCTATGGTACAAGAGCAGCCAATGGTGTAATTGTGATTACTACTAAGAGAGGTGAAGTTGGAAAGCCATCTTTGAGCTACTCTGGTGGTTTTAGCTTTACGCAAGCACCATCTTATTCAGATATGAACCTGATGAACTCTAAAGATCGTATTGCGGTATCTCGTGAGTTGTATGAGCGTAACCTTGGTTATGACGGTACTTATGAGAACGTGGATCGTCTAGGGTATGCAGGTGCTTTAATGAATCTGTGGGATGGTACTTATAACTATGAGCAATTCCAAGATCAGGTAAGTTACTTGGAGACTTTGAACAGCGACTGGTTTGGAGAGCTGTACAGCAATTCGTTTAGCCAAAGACATGCTGTGAGTGCTTCAGGAGGTAGTGAGAATACTCGTTATTACTTCTCTTTAGGTTATGATGATCAGACAGGTACTGAGAATAATGTAGGCTTGAACCGTATTACTGCCAGATCAAATGTAGACTTGGACTTGAAAGATAACCTGTTGTTGTCTTTAAGAATGAGTGGCTCAGTGCAGGAAGGTACTTACAACCATAGTTCAATCAACTCATTTAATACCGCATACTATACAAGTAGAACAGTACCAATCTATGATCAGAATGGTGAATACTTCTACCAGAATCAATTGATTAACAGTAGTGCTGACGATCTTTATGCTGGTTATAATGTGTTGAATGAAATGGATAATTCTGCGAAGAATGTTACCAATAAAGACTTTACAGTCGCTGCAAATTTGCGTTGGGATATTTTGAAGAACCTTCGATTTACAACACAGGCAAGCTATAGAAACACTACAAACCTAACAGAGGAGTGGATCGGAGAAGATTCTTACTATATCGCAAAGCTTCGTGGCTATGATGAATTTGAGGATCTGGTGAATGCAGACCTGAATAATTCAACAGTGCCTTTCGGGGGTATTTATAGTGGTGGAATGGTAAGCCAAGACACCTATACTATTACGAACCAGTTGAATTTCCATAAGCAATATGGTAAGCACGCTATCAATGTGAATTTGGGACAAGAAGCTCGCTCAATTAATTATTGGGGTGCAACAGGATTTACTTCACCGGGTTATAACCACTATCAGGGCCGTGGCTTTGTGGCTATCCCGACCGTAAGTTATTACAGAGGTGTTGATCAATCTGGTCTTGACTTTTCAACTTATGATTATGATGGTATGATCAATTGGTTGACAGGTAATAATGGGTATGACGTTTATCCTACAATCACAGATAAGACGCAGAACTATATGTCTGCATTTGGTATCCTGAATTATGTATACGACTCTCGTTATGTGCTGAACTTTAATATGAGAAGTGACGGCTCCAATGCCTTTGGACAGTATGAACGTTATAAGTTCAAGCCTACCTGGTCAAGCTCTTTCCGTTGGAATATTCATAATGAGAGCTTTATGCAAAACGCAATGCTCTTTGATGAGCTGGCACTGCGTGGGTCATATGGTGTAAGGGGTACAATGCCGAATACTTCTCCATATTTGATTATCACTGATTATGGTAGAAACAATGCGGTTTATTACCCTGAGACTACTGCGAGTCTTTCAAGTTTCCCAAATGCCAACTTGAGATGGGAGAAAACACAAACAGTAAACTTAGGACTTAACTACAGCCTTCTTGGTGGAAGGGTGAGTGGTGCTTTTGATTATGCTTACTCTAAGAGTGATGACCTGTTACAGAGCCGTCCTATATCATTGGTAAATGGTTCAGCAACACAGATGTATAACTCAGGCAGTAAGGATGTAAGCAGTTATGAGTTTATGATCCGTACTGTGAATGTTAAGAGAAAGGATTTTGCATGGAGTACGCACTTTAACTTCTCTTTCGACCGTGATCGTGTATTGGAAGGGTTTGAAGGAGGATCAACACTTTCAGTTAGTAACTACCTGAATGGAAATATCTATAGAACTGGTTTTCCTACTAATGGCTTCTTCTCTTATCAGTTTGATAGCTTGAATACAAATGGTTTACCTGTGTTTAAGCACCTTGTCGAGGAAGGTATGACAGCAGAAGAGCAGCTTGAAAAAGCATTGGTATATGAAGGTAGCCGTGTACCGCTGTACTACGGTGGTTTCGGTACACAAGTTCGCTATAAAAACTTTAGAGTGGGGGCCAATTTCACATACAAGTTGGGGCATAAGACAAGAATGCTGAAACTGTACAATGGCAATTTGAGTCTGCCTCTGCCATATGAGAACATGACGAATGAATTCCTGAACCGTTATGATGTGAATAGTGATGTGAATGATACGAACATCCCAGCACTGTCAGATGCAGAAATGCGCTTTGTAGGTAATGAGGCTTCTGCTGATGGTTATGATGCAGTGTATGTTACAAATCAATCAACAGTGGTACCTGATGGTACAAATGCTTGGTGGATGTATGACTATAGTGATGCTAGAGTAGTAAGAGCGGATCATATCCGTTTGCAGACAATTTCATTGTCATACAATGTACCAACTAACCTGTTGAAGGGTACAGGGATACAGAGCCTTAACTTGGGTGTACAAGGAAGTAACTTATATGTTTGGGCATTTGACAAAAGGCTGAAAGGACAAGACCCTGAACAGGTGTCCGGCATTGGACTACCTTCCCTTCCTACTTATAGCTTTAGTATCAACGCATCATTCTAA
- a CDS encoding FecR family protein, with protein sequence MMNFEKIRELSELLARGFLGALDEEKQKAYQEWRKNSQNKQIEKDILNFDAFEDWRKKIEKVETSQQWDSFLERMDNRHIDKKVVRLSVMKRIATIAAAFLIVFVAYQLYQSSNFGKNYQTISEAVIKPGTPHAQLVLSNGDVVDLDEESNDKLTEGSMSLVNSDGELAYSESSESVEPIVNTLKIPRGAEYKLELPDGTKVWLNSESELSYTLPFVGDRRIVNLKGEAYFDVAPNKVNPFIVSVEKQDVEVLGTEFNISAYKGDESIVTTLVEGKVKVSHQENGQVKAQEFLLPNEQSIYTKATGKIHTQKVDVYPYVAWKDGQFVFKSETLESFLSKAARWYDVEVIFTDEHIKDLKFTGDLPRDIDMSGILEVLKAETSVNVKVEGNKRIYVSE encoded by the coding sequence ATGATGAATTTTGAAAAAATAAGGGAGTTGTCAGAATTATTGGCAAGAGGTTTTTTGGGAGCTTTAGATGAAGAGAAACAGAAAGCCTATCAGGAGTGGAGGAAAAATTCACAGAATAAGCAGATAGAAAAGGATATCCTGAATTTCGATGCTTTTGAAGATTGGCGAAAGAAAATCGAGAAAGTGGAAACGTCACAACAATGGGATAGTTTTCTAGAACGCATGGATAATCGACATATTGATAAAAAGGTAGTTAGGCTGAGTGTAATGAAAAGAATTGCAACAATTGCAGCTGCCTTTCTTATTGTATTTGTTGCCTATCAACTTTACCAATCATCAAACTTTGGCAAAAACTATCAGACTATTAGTGAGGCTGTAATCAAGCCTGGGACGCCGCATGCGCAGTTGGTATTGTCCAATGGTGATGTGGTTGACCTAGATGAGGAATCGAATGATAAGCTTACCGAGGGAAGCATGTCATTGGTGAACAGTGATGGTGAATTGGCATACAGTGAGTCTAGTGAAAGTGTTGAGCCGATCGTGAATACATTGAAGATTCCGAGAGGGGCTGAATATAAGTTGGAGCTTCCGGATGGAACAAAAGTTTGGTTGAATTCAGAGTCTGAGTTGAGTTACACTTTGCCGTTTGTCGGAGATAGAAGAATTGTAAACTTGAAAGGGGAAGCATATTTTGATGTTGCACCTAACAAAGTGAATCCGTTCATTGTGTCTGTGGAAAAACAGGATGTGGAAGTACTGGGAACGGAGTTCAATATTTCAGCTTATAAGGGGGATGAAAGTATTGTAACTACACTGGTAGAAGGTAAGGTCAAAGTATCTCATCAGGAAAACGGTCAGGTAAAAGCACAGGAGTTTTTACTGCCTAATGAACAATCTATTTATACCAAAGCAACAGGTAAGATTCATACACAGAAAGTGGATGTATATCCGTATGTCGCATGGAAAGATGGCCAGTTCGTGTTTAAGAGTGAGACTTTAGAATCTTTCCTAAGCAAGGCTGCTAGATGGTATGATGTAGAGGTGATTTTCACAGATGAGCACATAAAGGACTTAAAGTTTACTGGTGATCTACCCCGCGATATTGATATGAGTGGTATTCTGGAGGTCTTAAAAGCAGAAACCTCTGTTAATGTCAAGGTAGAGGGAAACAAGAGAATTTATGTATCCGAGTAA
- a CDS encoding RNA polymerase sigma factor: protein MKVSGITISYNSPAFKSIFERLFPAMCMLASRILKSEEKGEDIAQEAFVKLWQQKQDEEFTDENALQAYLYVLVKNACISHLRKEKNIKNTSIEEGLTVSDEAFLHEVLREETYQLLYDEIKKLSPQAELVVRLTLKGYTNQEIANELSVSINTVKTVKKRAYKALREGLGSQFVTILLTSFIQFF from the coding sequence ATGAAAGTATCCGGAATAACTATTAGTTATAATAGTCCGGCATTCAAATCTATTTTTGAACGCCTATTTCCGGCTATGTGTATGTTAGCATCTCGTATTCTCAAAAGCGAGGAGAAGGGAGAAGATATTGCTCAAGAAGCTTTTGTCAAATTATGGCAGCAAAAGCAAGATGAAGAATTCACTGATGAGAATGCTTTGCAGGCGTATTTGTATGTCCTTGTGAAAAACGCCTGTATCTCACATTTACGCAAAGAGAAAAACATAAAAAACACCTCCATTGAAGAAGGTTTAACAGTATCTGATGAAGCGTTTTTACATGAAGTTCTTAGGGAAGAAACCTATCAGCTTCTGTATGATGAGATCAAGAAACTGTCTCCTCAAGCTGAACTTGTAGTACGACTTACCTTAAAAGGTTATACTAATCAGGAGATTGCAAATGAATTGAGTGTTAGTATTAACACAGTTAAAACAGTGAAAAAAAGAGCTTATAAAGCTTTGAGGGAAGGTCTTGGTAGTCAGTTTGTTACGATTTTATTGACAAGTTTTATCCAATTTTTTTAG